The Puntigrus tetrazona isolate hp1 chromosome 3, ASM1883169v1, whole genome shotgun sequence nucleotide sequence ttgacttgtGTGTTGCACTGCGCAGAAAGATTGGTGTTTTGACAAAAGTGGCTCCATTACGTCACCGAGCTCCGATTTAGACACGCCCAATAAATCCTGCTCTGAAAATGGTGAAAGGCTTTTTAACGGTATAGCGCCACCattaagtattatatatttcacagtCTTTGTAACACGTTTCAGCAATGCATTTCTatcatttataatgtgtttacaAACAATTCTCAAAATTGACTTTACGCAGACTTTAATTTTCATGGTACTCTTGTTTCGTTGTGTCTCATCTTTGCCAAACGTATCTGTGTTATTGACTGCGTTTTTGTATATGAGAACAAACTGATCATCAGTCATTAAATAAGATTACTTGAGGAAGCcagttgttttttcttttcttttcacctttttgtgtttgtctacACTCTTGAGTCTTTTAACTGAGACCGCAGGTAACTAAACCATTTAAGTTTGAAAATAAGTTGAAATAGAGCTTAGTGATGCTTAACACAATAGCAGTGTTACAATGCAATCAAAAAACCTTACCTTGACAGAGTACTTGAGGGACATAATTCCTAAGCAGGAGAGGCCACATATGATGCTGCAAATGGCTAGTTTGCGATGATCCGTGTCCTTACAGAGGTCATGACAGGAGACAGCCCTCTGCGCAGGATGTTCAAGTAAAGCATCCTCAACTCTCACCTCTTTTAGTTCGTTTGCACACATCTCTGTTCAAAGTAAAAGTATAAATCGAGGGGTGAGAACCAGAAGGGCGtaagtgacatttttttgtgaaatggcGTTATACgtataaaatgaaaactcttaatgaaagcttttttttgctgCCAAAAGTAGTGTCATCAATGAGTGTACAAATTTGtatgataaaaaaattgaaGCAGCTCACAAAGTCAGATTAAACTAtgataacattttagttttagctctCATGTAAAGGGAAATGTCACTTACGCCTTTTTGATTCTCACCCCTCGAAATATAAGGGAGTTAGCGTGAAAGTAATGGCACATTATGCTGATGGTACTTTATACTACAATGGATACACTGTAGTTCAAGTTCTGTCTAAATCAAGTTTTGAACATCAAGCAGTGATTTACAGCAAGCTGGTTTAACTGGTTCTTGACAGCGATTATctgctttcaattttaataatggACAATTGTTTCTATCTATTTCTAAAAGAAACACACCAAAACTGAAAAGgagaataaatgtatattagaacaatttaaaagttgaaaaatgTTCTAAATTATTTAAGTAGAAGTCTGTTTGTTATCTTTTATTGTGCTGGGGCTTGAAAAACAGGTATGGACAGAAACAAAGTCACGGTGTGACAGCAGCTAGCATCAGTATTGCATAAGATTGTTGATAGATATCACTTTGCTAGTTTTGGCTAGACTGTCATGATAAATTGAGATCTCAGCCGTGTAAAGCCTGCCTCCAAAGagataataatatttctgaagGTAGCCGAGTGAAAAACATGCCAGTTGAAACATGGTTACTGAAAATAAAGCTCTCAGTACTTACTCGCCCAGACTTGATCTCGAGGGAAGAGGGGTCCGAAATTCCTCAGGTTCACCAGAGATCCTAAGGTATTTAATAACCAGATATGTCTCAGTCAAGTGTCCTTTGACAAAGATGTCACATGTCGTTGTCACAACCTGATTCGAGACGACTTCCCATCCAAGCTTCCTCTTATTGTCAATTATGTATGTGAACTATATAGTCCAGCTTCTTTAGCTCCAGTTTCGACTTTAGAGGAGGGAGAGTGTGAGGAAACACTTTGAAGCTCTGTGTTACAACAGAGACCGATTGAAACACCTCCCCTTTCTGTTCCCTCCCACTGTCTTATTCACTCAAACTCAGCTCGAGGTACTTCTACTCACATTCTTTAGCTCTTACGCTTATCGCTCTGTTTACCACACCTTGGTGCCCCTGTGAATCATGAGTAGCTTCTGCAGACTTTGTAACTCAAACGCTTTGACTGCATGTTTACTATtactcattctctctctcacggtttctttctctttctatttaCACAATCAGAGCCTCAGAGAGCCGCAAGAATCCAGTTCCTGACATGAAGACTGAGTTCCCCACGGGGCTGGTGTTTGAACACAGTAGTCACATGTGTTCGATCTCTTAATTGGGCAGAAATGTTGGACAGTTGCTTGGTTTACCTGTTTCATGAATGTTCTTTGACAGACCAATactgatttttttcctttggaaaAAACTGCAAGCatgatcattattttaaaaggggCGAAAAACAGTACCTAAGGGTCACATTTTTCAGGTGCCGTGGTCAAGTCCAGGCATGAAGGTATATTGCTTGATACATCAATTTAGTTTATGTGTCCAAATACGTAGAAATTCACCTCACTTGTATGTTTTTTAACTCTAGAACATCACTTTTCATGCTTATTGACCCCTACAGTCCCCAGAAATAATCAGTGGGCCAGTTGCTTGtaatgagaaataaataaataaaaatttaattttgtacctgataaaatgtaaaaaaaagaagtaaaaaaagattttattaatatcagaCTCTTCCAAGTCTACAGAAATAACCTTTTTGAAATTAGACCCTATTATCtacaatcagaatcagaaacATCTTTATTGTCGGGTAAGCTTTCACATGCAAGGAAATTATTTTGATGACAGAAGCTTCCACATTAAAAACAGAGTGACAGTGACAAGACAAAACAggtaataaaagcaaacaaaaaataataataataagtggaataacaatatacaaaaatataaaaagaaaatatatataaaagagtatattttgcttatttagtcttattttaaataattttaggtCATCTTGAAGTTTGCTGAAGACCCCgatttaagataaaaaataaacaccctGGCTGAGAACGAATGCTTTATGATTGTTTTGAACTAATAAGAGCAAgggtaataaataattaacatttggAGTTTTTGTCTGGGGATTGTGTTAAAATGACATAACTCCATAGAACATAACACCAGACGCTAAAATGATGACCTTTTACTAATagaaagaatttaaataaataaataaaaactatgatgcttcagtatatttcagttttgctCTGTTGATCTGTAATTGTCTTTATCAGACACTTAAACACAGACACTGGTGAAGGTCAACTATTCTGGGTTGAGCTGACATATTAacaaagagacagacaggtCATGAAAGACCAGACAGCATAAAACTAAACACTGATTAATTATCTCCCTTTTATTCTCCTTCATCATTTAAATCAAAGAAagactgaagaagaaaaaaaaaacaaattaaaatgttgttatttatacagaacaaaaattaaacaaaacatttacaaaccGTTGTAAATCGTTGTGTATGATGGAACCGCACAAACAAGGAAATTAagtgaattaattcatttttaattaataattaaatgaactaCTCGGAAACTAGTCTGACTGGACAAAACTTCATAAGCCAATCAGAAGCCGCGATATGCTCATGACGCAGCGATCCGGTCTAAACACGGAAGTATGATACGTGGGACGAAAGTCGTGGGCGATTCCTGTAAAATCTGCTAAAACGCAAGGAGATACTCCGTCACGCAATAGTTATTTTAGTCCGTAGCATGCCAACGTACACAGCGTggcaacacacacatacaactctatcgcattcaaaaatatattttgttagatAATGAGGTGCAATGTTTGAGACTGCTGTTACAGCCGAGTGTGAAAATTCGAAGTAAAAGACCTGAAGTGATTGATTTTGGCTTTTCATTTGGTTTGGTGGCTCGTTTGTGTTTGATGCACACGTATTAAGTGACTCGCAGATGGCAGAGATGGAGGACTGTGAAGGAGTGATTGCCACAGAGCGATATGGCTCACAGGAGTCATGGAAGTACCTGATGAAGGACGGGAGGATGAGGAGACAGAAGGATGCAGCGGACGGCAGACTGGCGGGAAATTCAGTCTCTGGCGTGTTTAAAGTGCGTGACTggcacagaacaaaaaaaaaaaaacccacagaaaGTCTTGCAGGTCTTGCAGGCAAACTCTCTGAGACACCGCTAACTGCTCTCTCCTCTCCCAGAGTGTTTTCCTGCCACAGGGGTATCCTGAGAGTGTCAGTGAGGATTACTTACAGTATCAGCTCTGGGACACTGTGCAGGTACACTCGTGTAGTGCCTagctttctttcattttgttgtcAGGGAATAATTCATTAGCAAGACAAAGATTGTTAGCAAAATCAAAAGAATATTAACCCCtaattttaacagaaaaaatattatattgctGATTAAGACTAATCCAATAATATAAGTTctttattttacgttttattttaccttgaaacaacaaaaactctGATCTGATTtggtacattttttattattgttttatttaatatttagtctgACATTCTTCaggtctgcatttatttgattaattaaatgtaattaattgtcttcagtgtcttctgaaatcattctatGAAAGCATAATATGCCAAtttggtgtatatttatttattgtttattattattatcaatgttgaaacaGTTATGCTGCTCGGTATATTTGTGGAAacagtaatgtgtgtttttttattctttgacaAATAGAAAGCTCAAATGagcagcattttattttaaatacagtactttttattttgtatgttcaatcaagcaataaaaaatgaataagattGTGAACAAAATGCTACATCAACGAACTGTCGCTtttgttacaatgtaattaatctttaatagcaagcatttctttattaaaagcaaatcTTACTGACTCCTCGATATATGGTCTTTTTTGCCAAAGGCGTTTTCCAGCTCTCTGTCTGGCACACTCGCCACTCAGGCTTCGCTGAGAGGTGTTGGGGTTGGAAATCAAGAAGCAACAGTTGCAGCAGCTACAATAACGTGGCTGCTTAGAGGTATGTACaaaaattgcttttgttttgtgtttttttgggaTGCATGCATTTCTAACCATTTttttaccactttttttttttatagatggaACTGGGATGCTGGGAAGAATACTTTTTGCTTGGCTCAAAGGGTAACATTTGCCATTCAGATTAtgaagattttgttttgttttaaagtactTAATTTTGACCTTCAATTTCAGGAGCAAGTTAGATTCTGAAGCCAAGAAATGGAGGTATGGTTCACCAATGACTTAGAGTAAACATTTGAATGTAAtacttttcataaatatttgacTATATATCTTCGAATATGTCTTTTAGGCTCTTCGCTGACATTCTTAATGACATGGCAATGTTTATGGAGATCGCTGCCCCTCATTTCCCTCCGTTTTTCACTCTAATCATCTGCATTGCCGGCATATTTAAGGTAAAACATTAACTGCACCTTCCTCTAAATCTGTTGGACGGTAAGCATCTAgacatatttctttatttctgtaattccAGTCCATTGTAGGAGTTGCTGGTGGAGCAACAAGAGCTGCCTTAACCGTCCATCAAGCTCGCAGAAACAACATGGCTGATATCTCCGCCAAAGATGGGAGCCaggtttttattcactttctCTCACATGCCTCATGATAGTTTTGGTCCTTGGTTTTTTCCCAGCAAGAAAATCGAGGTCAGCGGTTTTAAGTATCGGTGTATCGTGTCTCCGTTTTTTGTTCTGCCAAGGAAACGCTGGTGAACCTGGCAGGACTGTTGGTCAGCCTGACACTCATCCCACTTGTAACAGATAACCCATTGTGAGTTACACTCTTATTTGTAAGCCGGGATCTACACGAAGTGTGTAGCAGGTACTGATTTGTGCTCTTTCTTTCAGCTTGACGTTTATCTTGTTCTTCCTGTTCACCGTTCTCCACCTGTTTGCCAATTACAAAGCTGTTCGTTCTGTTGTTATGGACACCCTTAACGAGGCTCGCTTGTCCATAGTCCTCCATCAGTACCTGCTTCATGGTCAGCTGCTCGGCCCGGTGGAGGCCAATCAGAAGGAGCCCGTGTTCTTGTGTACGGCCTTGAAACCGCaacacttttaaatgctttcttGTTCATTTAATGCGATTCATTACGCATCTATCTAACAAAACTCTGTACCTCTTCACAGCGCTTAAAAGGACCGTTCCCATAAAGTTGGGTGTGAGGCTTGGAGACATCGTTCAAAAGTCtgtttatattgatttttactAATTACAAATATGTTGTTGTGAAAACAGTATTCATTGTTAAAAtggtttctttttcatttaaaaggccAGGAGAGCTGCAGCTGGCGTTGAAGAACAACAGCAAACCGTATCTCATTGGAATCAAAAATGGTACAAAAACCTCCCCAGTTCTGCCATATAAGCAGAGCTCAGACACAATAACATGATCTGAAATGACATTCAGGTATTTCTGCTTAACTATGCGCAGCCAGAGTAGCAAAGACACATAATATgggattcgtttttttttttccaggaaccGTCTGTGTATGTCTGGGAAGTGATGCTTCTGTTCGTGATGAAATCATGGCAGCATGTCAGGCTTTGTGTCTTCATGCTGTGCTGCACGATGATTCCTCTCTGAGCGGTGCGCTCAAGCAGCTCTCAGACACCAAGGGTAAGCACTTCATTTAATATGTATCTTTAGTTGCGTTGTACTGGTTATGTTTGCTGATCAAGAAATGGTAGCTGCTTTTCTTTAGATCGTAAGTCAGATTAGTCACCGTATTGAACACGGATGAAAACAAGACAAGGACAATCAGTTTGTTGTTGAATCTTTTGAATGCCCTGTACTTTTGTTCTTCACGGCTacgtttttatttctttatgaaatgtaatatgGTGCCACCCATGGTTTTATTTTCCAGACCCATGGGAGTTAGTATCACAGAGTCACAAGATGATTGATCAGATTTTCTTGACATTCCTTAAAGGTAAATCTGTAATGCatgttgtaataaaatgttgcattgaaAGATCAGTTGTAAGCCTGTcctttgtttatctttatcAGAACTGGATCAGGCAAAGTGGCAAACAGACCGGACACTGTTGGACTGGAACGAGTGGCGTGTGGAATGGAGCAAAAAGAGAAGCTGAGGCGAATTATGAAAGAAAAGGAGGATGGATGTTTTGGGTTTTGACTGATACTCACTGCGAAACATCATTTGTAGATTTATACCAGTCTaccataacaataaaaacaaaaacagggtTGAAGCTGTGAATCGTGTATTCCTGTAGTCAACATTGGGGCCTGATCTAGAGGAttatgaaattgtaaaaaatttggggatcagtagtttttttttttttaaaaacaactaattaGCAAGGTTTTATGAAATTCATCAAGTGTGACcgtaaatatattcatgtttcAGAAGATAATGTGATACTGAAAACTGGACTGATGACTGAtgaaattcagtttttcaatcacaggaataaattacattgacATCactatttgaaatataaaacgcttgatcatgattaattacttccaaaaaaggttttttttcttctacattatatatgtatctgtgctgtgtatatttccagatatgtaaatacacatgcatgtacatatattttaatattttatatttttagcacaacttttttttttaaatatatgctttaaatatgtgtgtatatatacataataaatttacacaacacacatatgcaaacaaaaacttttattttggatgcggtTAATCGCAAtgaataatttgacagcactaaaactAATTGTAATACTGTTTCaccatattactgttttactgtatttttctgtaataagtGCAGCCTTGGCGAGATTTTATTCTGCTTTCAATAacatttactttagtttttttttaaatggtagtgtatacatttttgtactttttttaatatataaaaaactgacaaaaacacacaaatggaATAAAAGAACACTGCTTTAAAGgcaaacaatattaaaaacaagaatCCAGTGGAATGCTGCACTTTGGTGAGAATTTGACCAAATATGTATTCTCATCAGAAAAATATAGGGTAATACACGGTAATCATATTTCAGCTACATCACTGatattgattaatatttatttgaatttaatttgatgGCAACATCCTATATTAGAAAACAGGCCTAATGCATGAAATGACTATAGTAACATTTAAGATATGAATAAGCCATGACTTTGAAAGATCCCAAGTCaacatgctaa carries:
- the rusf1 gene encoding RUS1 family protein C16orf58 homolog — translated: MAEMEDCEGVIATERYGSQESWKYLMKDGRMRRQKDAADGRLAGNSVSGVFKSVFLPQGYPESVSEDYLQYQLWDTVQAFSSSLSGTLATQASLRGVGVGNQEATVAAATITWLLRDGTGMLGRILFAWLKGSKLDSEAKKWRLFADILNDMAMFMEIAAPHFPPFFTLIICIAGIFKSIVGVAGGATRAALTVHQARRNNMADISAKDGSQETLVNLAGLLVSLTLIPLVTDNPFLTFILFFLFTVLHLFANYKAVRSVVMDTLNEARLSIVLHQYLLHGQLLGPVEANQKEPVFLSLKRTVPIKLGVRLGDIVQKPGELQLALKNNSKPYLIGIKNGTVCVCLGSDASVRDEIMAACQALCLHAVLHDDSSLSGALKQLSDTKDPWELVSQSHKMIDQIFLTFLKELDQAKWQTDRTLLDWNEWRVEWSKKRS